A region from the Medicago truncatula cultivar Jemalong A17 chromosome 6, MtrunA17r5.0-ANR, whole genome shotgun sequence genome encodes:
- the LOC25495130 gene encoding protein kinase PVPK-1, which yields MDSPMTAVETISEVQNSVSEVPIRHSLPITSGIPRSSRPPLYRNNQGASSSSRSFLEQRHYHHNYGTKKIHHLNSYVVNQKHSYHERNNERRLPTKLCSKQLFDDDSENFDSSSEVLESESCILVPSKRAVVNQPKNYYSQPETSFCLSPQNSYYSATVYSEAKQSFTDTEVSECVSVDDKSYESGEVPNSCDFNESRKTSICRASTGSDVSNESNTSSLSSALYKPHKANDIRWEAIQAVRAREGMLEMRHFRILKRLGSGDIGNVYLAELSCTRTFFAMKLMNKTELATRKKLLRAQTEREILQSLDHPFLPTLYTHFETETLSCLVMEFCPGGDLHAIRQRQPGKYFSEHAVRFYVAEVLLALEYLHMLGIIYRDLKPENVLVREDGHIMLSDFDLSLRCTVSPTLVKSSNPITETKSSGYCIQPACAMQPDCIQHACFSPRFLSGKSKEKKFRLKNDMHHQMTPLPELVAEPTSARSMSFVGTHEYLAPEIIKGEGHGSAVDWWTFGIFLYELLFGRTPFKGSGNRTTMFNVVGQPLRFPESPTVSFAARDLIRGLLVKEPQHRLAYRRGATEIKQHPFFHNVNWALIRCANPPEVPRQTMMMKPNSTENEVGMNPSGNYLEFDYF from the exons ATGGACTCTCCTATGACTGCAGTTGAAACTATATCAGAGGTTCAGAATTCAGTTTCTGAGGTACCGATACGCCACAGCCTTCCTATAACATCAGGGATTCCCCGTTCTTCGCGGCCTCCTTTATATAGAAATAATCAAggagcttcttcttcttccagaTCTTTTTTAGAACAAAGACATTATCATCATAATTATGGAACAAAGAAGATTCACCATCTAAACAGCTATGTAGTTAATCAAAAGCATTCATATCACGAAAGAAACAATGAAAGGAGGTTGCCAACAAAATTATGCAGCAAGCAactgtttgatgatgattccgAGAATTTTGACTCAAGTTCTGAAGTATTAGAATCCGAGAGTTGTATCTTAGTTCCATCGAAACGGGCCGTTGTTAATCAACCGAAGAATTACTATTCTCAGCCAGAGACTAGTTTTTGTCTTAGTCCTCAGAACAGTTACTATTCAGCCACTGTCTATTCGGAAGCGAAACAAAGTTTCACCGATACTGAAGTCAGTGAGTGTGTCAGTGTTGATGATAAGTCGTATGAAAGCGGAGAAGTTCCGAATTCGTGTGATTTTAATGAAAGTAGGAAAACCAGCATCTGTAGAGCGAGTACCGGAAGTGATGTTAGCAATGAAAGCAACACGAGTAGTCTGAGCAGTGCTTTGTATAAACCTCATAAGGCAAATGATATAAGATGGGAAGCGATTCAAGCTGTCCGAGCTCGTGAGGGGATGTTGGAAATGAGGCATTTTAGAATATTGAAGAGATTGGGAAGTGGAGATATAGGAAATGTATATCTAGCTGAACTTAGTTGCACAAGGACTTTTTTTGCCATGAAACTCATGAACAAAACCGAGCTTGCAACTCGTAAGAAGCTACTGAGGGCTCAGACGGAAAGAGAGATATTGCAGTCTTTAGATCATCCTTTTTTACCTACATTATATACACACTTTGAGACTGAGACACTCTCTTGCTTGGTAATGGAGTTTTGTCCCGGTGGCGACCTTCATGCAATCAGGCAAAGACAACCTGGGAAGTATTTTTCGGAGCACGCTGTCAG GTTTTATGTTGCAGAAGTTCTCCTTGCTTTGGAGTACTTGCACATGCTTGGAATAATCTATAGAGACCTTAAACCGGAGAATGTGTTGGTGAGAGAAGATGGTCATATCATGCTCTCAGATTTCGATCTCTCTCTAAGGTGCACCGTCAGTCCAACTCTAGTGAAGTCATCAAACCCGATCACTGAAACTAAAAGCTCCGGATACTGCATTCAGCCAGCATGTGCAATGCAGCCAGACTGCATCCAACATGCATGCTTTTCGCCACGGTTTCTATCCGGAAAATCCAAAGAGAAAAAATTCAGACTAAAGAATGACATGCATCACCAAATGACACCTCTCCCTGAGTTAGTCGCTGAGCCAACAAGTGCGCGGTCAATGTCCTTTGTAGGCACACACGAGTACTTGGCGCCTGAAATTATTAAAGGAGAAGGACATGGAAGTGCTGTGGATTGGTGGACGTTCGGGATATTCTTATACGAACTCTTGTTTGGCCGAACACCGTTCAAAGGTTCTGGGAATCGAACCACAATGTTTAATGTTGTTGGGCAGCCATTAAGGTTTCCAGAATCTCCTACTGTCAGCTTTGCTGCAAGGGACTTGATCAGAGGTTTACTTGTGAAAGAGCCCCAACACCGTCTTGCCTATAGACGCGGAGCTAccgaaatcaaacaacatccGTTCTTTCACAATGTGAACTGGGCACTGATCCGCTGCGCTAATCCTCCAGAAGTACCAAGACAGACCATGATGATGAAACCAAACTCAACTGAAAATGAAGTTGGAATGAACCCTTCTGGTAATTATTTAGAATTTGATTACTTTTGA
- the LOC25495133 gene encoding LOW QUALITY PROTEIN: uncharacterized protein (The sequence of the model RefSeq protein was modified relative to this genomic sequence to represent the inferred CDS: deleted 2 bases in 1 codon), whose amino-acid sequence MLGHERGGSFTLNQEQPLKGLKDSNFDSFFNDVIVSCKPWDSGVQDVIAGSYNFVCAHGSRDVRCGVCGPVLIDKLNEEIQLKGFKDDGKIMGHWYGYVTPNDVPALLDQHIAKGEVIQKLWRGQMGPPIAEVKGENDEKLANGKNINVESNNKNIVGCCQGVDGVSCGHLFLGYV is encoded by the exons ATGTTGGGTCATGAGAGGGGAGGATCGTTCACATTGAATCAAGAGCAACCACTAAA GGGTTTGAAGGACTCAAATTTTGATAGCTTCTTCAATGATGTAATAGTGAGTTGTAAACCATGGGATAGTGGAGTGCAAGATGTGATAGCAGGTTCATATAATTTTGTGTGTGCTCACGGAAGTCGTGATGTGAGGTGTGGTGTTTGTGGGCCTGTTCTCATTGACAAGCTCAATGAAGAAATTCAGCTCAAAGGATTTAAAGAT GATGGAAAAATTATGGGTCATTG GTATGGCTATGTTACTCCTAATGATGTGCCTGCCTTGCTGGATCAACATATTGCCAAGGGAGAGGTCATACAAAAACTATGGAG AGGCCAAATGGGGCCACCTATTGCTGAAGTTAAGGGAGAAAATGACGAGAAGCTTGCTAATGGAAAGAATATTAATGTAGAAAGTAACAATAAAAACATTGTTGGTTGTTGCCAAGGTGTTGATGGGGTTTCTTGTGGCCACCTATTCCTCGGATACGTTTGA
- the LOC25495136 gene encoding altered inheritance of mitochondria protein 32: protein MLSIRFITSFSHFNFKSHFLLFSSSSAATMSSTTATDAVSATDDAKHGFSRPEMYKENLAGTVASYDRHVFLCYKNRQTWPPRLEASDDDPLVKRVASQFKSRKNDILVKTMITVCEAREEDGFSEGDVLIFPEMIKYRGLEESNVDSFFDDVMVSCKSWGGGVQDVIAGSYIFVCAHGSRDVRCGVCGPVLIDKFNEEVQLRGLKDQISVLACSHIGGHKYAGNLITFSPGPDGKIMGHWYGYVTPNDVPALLDQHIAKGEVIQKLWRGQMGQPVAELKGEDDQNKLANGNDTKKNNVAVESNSLNNNENVVGCCQGVNGVSCCQTASFEQNKVETDKKQGSKVCGSWPILQKRDILAATGIVGALAAVAIGYRFYRRSG from the exons ATGCTCTCAATTCGTTTCATTACATCATTCtctcatttcaatttcaaatctcactttcttctcttttcttcttcttccgccGCAACCATGTCATCCACCACCGCAACCGACGCCGTCTCCGCCACAGATGATGCGAAACACGGTTTCTCTCGTCCTGAGATGTACAAAGAAAACCTCGCTGGAACCGTAGCTTCTTACGATCGTCACGTTTTTCTCTGTTACAAGAATCGTCAAACTTGGCCTCCGCGTCTTGAAGCTTCTGATGATGATCCTCTTGTTAAACGTGTTGCTTCTCAGTTTAAATCTCGCAAAAACGATATCCTCGTTAAG acgATGATTACAGTTTGTGAGGCGCGCGAGGAGGATGGATTCTCCGAAGGTGATGTCTTGATTTTTCCTGAAATGATTAAATACAG GGGCTTGGAGGAATCGAATGTGGATAGCTTTTTCGATGATGTTATGGTGAGTTGtaaatcatggggtggtggaGTGCAAGACGTGATAGCAGGTTCATATATTTTTGTGTGTGCTCATGGAAGTCGTGACGTGAGGTGTGGTGTTTGTGGGCCTGTGCTCATTGACAAGTTCAATGAAGAAGTTCAGCTCCGAGGATTGAAAGATCAGATATCAGTTTTGGCATGTTCTCATATTGGTGGTCATAAGTATGCTGGCAATTTAATCACATTTAGTCCTGGACCAGATGGAAAAATTATGGGTCATTG GTATGGCTATGTTACTCCTAATGATGTGCCTGCCTTGCTAGACCAACACATTGCCAAGGGAGAGGTCATACAAAAACTATGGAG AGGTCAAATGGGGCAACCTGTTGCTGAACTTAAGGGAGAAGATGACCAGAACAAACTCGCTAATGGAAATGATACCAAGAAGAATAATGTAGCAGTAGAAAGTAACTCTCTGAACAACAATGAAAATGTGGTTGGCTGTTGCCAAGGTGTTAATGGGGTTTCTTGTTGCCAAACTGCAAGTTTTGAGCAAAACAAAGTGGAAACCGATAAAAAGCAGGGGAGCAAAGTCTGTGGGAGTTGGCCTATATTACAAAAACGCGATATTCTTGCAGCTACCGGTATTGTTGGCGCTTTAGCAGCTGTTGCCATTGGTTACAGATTTTATAGAAGGTCAGGCTGA
- the LOC25495137 gene encoding U-box domain-containing protein 40: MEKEIVENLWNGDSEAQIQAAMKLSRLSNKQKHNLAESGVMVPLVSMLHSQNFEAIEASLCAFLSLSFGSERNKIRIVRYGVLPILLNLLHCESQTVIQLSVAAMLTLSSCKRNKVAIASSGAVQILVELINNSNIETQSQLDTIATLHNLTSCQEIIPLIASSGVIFSLLELIHDSVKSSLLVEKAIGLLENIVSSSESALCEAASIGGAIRILVETIEDGSSLGKEHAVGILLLICQSCREKYRVLILTDGVMPGLLQLTVDGTWRAKSTARELLLLLRDCSSYSSRSTQINHKLIEQIMEEIDTEGEKLTDTTLRLVEEMIAKLNT, from the exons ATGGAGAAAGAGATTGTGGAAAATCTTTGGAATGGTGATAGTGAAGCTCAAATTCAAGCAGCAATGAAACTTAGTAGATTGTCCAATAAGCAAAAGCATAATTTGGCAGAAAGTGGAGTTATGGTTCCTCTTGTTTCCATGCTTCATTCTCAAAACTTTGAAGCCATAGAAGCTTCTCTTTGTGCTTTTCTCAGCCTATCCTTTGGCAGTGAAAG AAACAAGATTCGGATTGTAAGGTATGGAGTTTTACCAATTTTGCTGAACCTCCTCCATTGTGAAAGTCAGACGGTGATACAATTGTCAGTAGCAGCCATGTTAACGCTTTCTTCTTGCAAGAGAAATAAGGTAGCAATAGCTTCATCTGGTGCAGTTCAAATTCTGGTTGAACTTATCAATAATAGTAACATTGAAACTCAGTCTCAACTAGACACTATAGCTACTCTCCATAACCTCACATCCTGCCAAGAGATAATTCCATTGATTGCATCTTCTGGTGTTATATTCTCCTTGCTTGAACTTATCCACGACTCGGTAAAATCATCTCTATTGGTTGAGAAAGCGATAGGATTGCTAGAAAATATTGTTTCTTCATCAGAGAGTGCACTTTGTGAGGCTGCTAGTATCGGAGGAGCAATTCGGATACTGGTTGAGACAATTGAAGATGGATCTTCACTAGGAAAAGAGCATGCAGTTGGCATACTTCTGCTTATATGTCAAAGCTGCAGAGAAAAATATAGAGTATTGATTTTGACAGATGGGGTGATGCCAGGATTACTTCAGTTAACCGTCGATGGAACGTGGAGAGCCAAATCGACGGCTAGGGAATTGTTGTTGCTTCTGAGAGACTGCTCTAGTTATAGCTCGAGAAGTACACAAATTAATCACAAGCTTATAGAACAGATAATGGAAGAAATTGATACAGAAGGAGAGAAATTGACAGATACTACTTTGAGATTGGTAGAGGAGATGATTGCAAAGCTCAATACATAA